The Psychrobacillus sp. FSL K6-4046 DNA window AATTCCTCCTAAAAGAGAATTAATAGGTGAACTTGATGTTGATTTTGGATCTACGGATTGTTTAAAACTTAACCTTGATAAATACGGTTACACCGATGAACGATTTATCTTTGTATTGCATTTCCGAGATTCTTACGATAATGAATATCATACCTAAGTTAACGAGGGATTTGTATTTGCTAAAGGCGAATTTCTTTGGAAGGAAGCTCAAAAATGAAAAACGAATGATATGAAGATGTTTTAAAAATGAAGGGAAAATATTTTCATTTTCATTACTAAACTTACTTGAATATAAAAATTGAAGAAACAACTGTTACACACTGTTTTTATAAAAATAGTAATACAGACCACCTGTTTACTCTTTTGTCCGCAATTTGTCCGCATAATTAATTTTCTGTACCGTTTTTATTTTACTGAAATGATTTACACCGTCTCAAACACCTTATTAAACCAGACTTATTTAATCTATTCGAACTCAGCTTAACTAGATTATATAAGTAAGATAAATTCGACAAGGTGGGGGTCGCTGGTTCGAGACCAGTCGGGACCATCTATTATGTGTATAAATTAAAACCCCTTTCGGTATCACATTTAATTACGTTGATACCGAAAGGGGTTTTTACTATTTTAGGGTTGGGTTATATTGAGACAGGCACAGAATATTATTTATTTATATATTTCAACAAATAACTTTTTTGAAAATTTTTCATTATCTTTCGAAGGATTCCTTATAGATAATCTTTTAGCAATAATATTTTCGGTGTTTGTCAATATAGTTGTCGCATTTAGCTAGTTTAGTATTTTAAAAATACATGTTCTTATAATCTTGTAACCCCTAATTCAGTCTAGGCTACCGCGCTGTGCTTGCTGGCCTGTTGATTGGAATGGAAAGGAAGAGCGTTCTTTCCATTCCAACCAACAGGGTAACGGGGGATTACGGTTTAACTAATACTTCTTTTTTAGCCTCATCCCGCATGGGATTAAGCGCTACTTGTTCATGTGGTGCCCAGTTTCTCGTTTTCCGAGCCCATCGCTCAGGATGCTTCTCTTTCGCAACTTCGTACACATCTTTTCGCCTTTCTAATATCGCCAAATGTGCTCCCGTATGGCACTGTACTGGCGTTACGTAATTGAGCCCACTGTGTAAGTGAACCTCATTGTACCAATGGACAAACTTTTGCGCCCATTGTCTTGCTTTTTCGAGTGTTTCAAAGCCTTTATGCGGGAAATCAGGTCGATATTTTAGCGTCCGAAACATCGCTTCTGAATACGGATTATCATTACTCACACGTGGTCTTGAAAAGGAACTTTGAATGCCCAGTTTCTCGAGTAACACTAGGAATGTCGCAGCTTTCATCGGGCTACCATTGTCCGAATGTAGAACAAGTGGCGTTCCTTGAATTTTTTCACTGATCACTGCTTTTTTCACGAGTGCTTCCGCATGTTTGGATTCTTCTGTTTCCCATACTTCCCAGCCGACTGCTTTTCTACTAAACAAATCTAGAATCAAATAGAGTCGATAAAATAAACCTTTCACGGGTCCACCCAACCAGGTAATATCCCATGTCCACACTTGATTGGGAGCCGTCGCAAGATGGCTTTCTGGGATTCTTCGCTGTGGCTTACCACTACGTCCCCGATGATTTTGCATCTTTTCTTCTTTTAATACACGATAAAAGGTGGATTCAGATGCAATATAAGTACCTTTATCTGCGAGCTTCGGAACGATTTGTGTTGGTGGTAAATCCGCGTAATCTGCTTGTTTCACAACGGTGATAATTTCGTCTCTTTCTTCTGGTGATAATTTATTTTTCGGTACGGGACGTTTTGTAAGTGGTCGCTGATCGACTTTCACTCCGCCATCGGATACCCAACGCTCATACGTACGTACGTTGATGTGTAGCTCCTGACAAGCCTTCGCTATTCGTGCACCATTTTGATTGGCTTCTTGTATTAATTTCACGGCTAGTGTGCGATTTGCCGGGTCAATCATTCGTCCTCGTCGTCCCCCCAAATCGCTTGGGCCTTTTTTCTTAGAAGTAGTAATGCCGCAGCTTCCGCCAACGCTTTCTCCTTCTTTTGTAAATCTTTTTCTAATGCTTTTGCACGTTTCTGTTCTTCTTTTAGTTGAACATTCAACTGCTTGGACTGATCAAATGCTTGCCCATTTGCCTGAAGGCAAACACTCTTCCATGCTTCAATCTGTTCCAGATACAAACCCTTTTTACGGCAATACTCCGCAAGCTCCAGTTCATTCATCGCAAATGTTTCCATCACGATTAAAAACTTATCTTGACTGTTCCATTTGTCGCTTGTTTGTCCATTACCTGGCGTTGCAGTTCCAGCTACGCGAGCTTGCTTTCGCCACTTATATAGCGTCACTTCTGAAATACCTTCCGCTTTGGAAATTTGCGAAACCGCTTCGTTGTTAGGTGGCATCATACGCTTCAAAATTTCTGCTTTTCGTTCTTGTGTGTAACGTGTTCCATTTTGTTTTGTCATTAACGATCGACCTCCGTGTATTTTACTTAATCATATCACGTTAGCCTCGTACGACTTCTATCCTAACAGAGGGGGTTTTGAGATACGATCAATTAATAGTTTCATATAGTAAAAACTCCAAATATAGTGTTCGATCCCCAATCATAAGAAATCAACCTGTATTTATACCTTCTCAGGCTATTAAAGATGAATTAATTAGAATTGAACAAGAATTTAGTTTTACACAAGGTGTTTCAATAACTAGTGATGAGACAGAAGCTTTTTTTTATAATTATTTTTCTTATAGAAATCACAAGAAAATTACCAATTTATATAAATCAAATAAATTCCGAAGAGATCTTTACAAATATAATTTTTTTAAGAAACTTGATATTCAAAATTTCTTCGGTTCAATATATACTCATTCTATTGCGTGGGCAGTATTTGGAGACAAATCAATCGCAAAAAAATATAAAGGACGATCTTTTGATGAAATTTTTCCGAATGCGACTGATAAAGTATGTCAGCTTATTAATTTTAATGAAACAAATGGAATAGTTGTAGGTCCTGAATTTTCTCGGGTAATTTCCGAACTCTTATTGACTAGAATAGATGTAAATTTATATCAGGCATTAGAAAAAGAAAACATACAATTAGGTAAAGATTATAAGATATATAGGTTTTTAGATGATTTTTTTATTTTTTTTAATGATAAAAAAATTATTGAAATGATTGAAGAAAATCTTTTTATCAATCTTGAAAGTTATAATCTAAAATTAAACACAAGTAAAAGTGAACTACAAAGCAAACCATTTTTTGTATCAGACCCAGCAATAATAAAATTAATTTCTCTTTTAGATTTATTTTTAATTAATACACAAACAAACCTTTCCTTTTCTATTTATAATAAGAAAACAAAATCTTTATGGCTTAAATTACAACAAAATATAGAACTAATTCTGTTAGAATACCCAAATTCAACATCTAAACTCCTTAACTACTTTCTAAAATTCGTTAGGAGTATTTTAAAGCTTGAAATACATCAATTTAATCTTGCTCATATTTTAGAAACTATTACTAACATATATTCGCTTAATATAAATTACCATAGTACACATAATTTAATTGCGACTTATGCAGTATTAAGTCAAAAAATAGTTAAATTATCAGCGGAGGAAAAGTATGATTTAAAAGATAAAGTTGAGTATTTAGAAGAGAGGTTTTTCCAACACTTGTTTATTTCTCTTAGAGATAACTCAGATAAACTACCTCAAATGTATGATCTATTTATATATTTAAAAACTTTACCAAAAAAAATTAGTAGTGATTATCTATGTGAGGTTCTAGACAATTATAATGATTACTTTATAACTTGTTCAACCCCCTCTGTTAGGATAGAAGTCGTACGAGGCTAACGTGATATGATTAAGTAAAATACACGGAGGTCGATCGTTAATGACAAAACAAAATGGAACACGTTACACACAAGAACGAAAAGCAGAAATTTTGAAGCGTATGATGCCACCTAACAACGAAGCGGTTTCGCAAATTTCCAAAGCGGAAGGTATTTCAGAAGTGACGCTATATAAGTGGCGAAAGCAAGCTCGCGTAGCTGGAACTGCAACGCCAGGTAATGGACAAACAAGCGACAAATGGAACAGTCAAGATAAGTTTTTAATCGTGATGGAAACATTTGCGATGAATGAACTGGAGCTTGCGGAGTATTGCCGTAAAAAGGGTTTGTATCTGGAACAGATTGAAGCATGGAAGAGTGTTTGCCTTCAGGCAAATGGGCAAGCATTTGATCAGTCCAAGCAGTTGAATGTTCAACTAAAAGAAGAACAGAAACGTGCAAAAGCATTAGAAAAAGATTTACAAAAGAAGGAGAAAGCGTTGGCGGAAGCTGCGGCATTACTACTTCTAAGAAAAAAGGCCCAAGCGATTTGGGGGGACGACGAGGACGAATGATTGACCCGGCAAATCGCACACTAGCCGTGAAATTAATACAAGAAGCCAATCAAAATGGTGCACGAATAGCGAAGGCTTGTCAGGAGCTACACATCAACGTACGTACGTATGAGCGTTGGGTATCCGATGGCGGAGTGAAAGTCGATCAGCGACCACTTACAAAACGTCCCGTACCGAAAAATAAATTATCACCAGAAGAAAGAGACGAAATTATCACCGTTGTGAAACAAGCAGATTACGCGGATTTACCACCAACACAAATCGTTCCGAAGCTCGCAGATAAAGGTACTTATATTGCATCTGAATCCACCTTTTATCGTGTATTAAAAGAAGAAAAGATGCAAAATCATCGGGGACGTAGTGGTAAGCCACAGCGAAGAATCCCAGAAAGCCATCTTGCGACGGCTCCCAATCAAGTGTGGACATGGGATATTACCTGGTTGGGTGGACCCGTGAAAGGTTTATTTTATCGACTCTATTTGATTCTAGATTTGTTTAGTAGAAAAGCAGTCGGCTGGGAAGTATGGGAAACAGAAGAATCCAAACATGCGGAAGCACTCGTGAAAAAAGCAGTGATCAGTGAAAAAATTCAAGGAACGCCACTTGTTCTACATTCGGACAATGGTAGCCCGATGAAAGCTGCGACATTCCTAGTGTTACTCGAGAAACTGGGCATTCAAAGTTCCTTTTCAAGACCACGTGTGAGTAATGATAATCCGTATTCAGAAGCGATGTTTCGGACGCTAAAATATCGACCTGATTTCCCGCATAAAGGCTTTGAAACACTCGAAAAAGCAAGACAATGGGCGCAAAAGTTTGTCCATTGGTACAATGAGGTTCACTTACACAGTGGGCTCAATTACGTAACGCCAGTACAGTGCCATACGGGAGCACATTTGGCGATATTAGAAAGGCGAAAAGATGTGTACGAAGTTGCGAAAGAGAAGCATCCTGAGCGATGGGCTCGGAAAACGAGAAACTGGGCACCACATGAACAAGTAGCGCTTAATCCCATGCGGGATGAGGCTAAAAAAGAAGTATTAGTTAAACCGTAATCCCCCGTTACCCTGTTGGTTGGAATGGAAAGAACGCTCTTCCTTTCCATTCCAATCAACAGGCCAGCAAGCACAGCGCGGTAGCCTAGACTGAATTAGGGGTTACAAGATTATAAGAACATGTATTTTTAAAATACTAAACTAGCTAAATGCGACAACTATATTGACAAACACCGTCAATTGCATATTATATTTTGGACAATTCACTAACTCGAATTAATCCCATTTATATTACAGTTTTAAAAAAATTAAAAACTAAATTCGAAAAATTTGATGAAAACTACAAATCAAAAGGTGCAGATTCGAAATTTTTAGAAAGTGACTTTTTTTACTTTTTGAATGACTTTTCTTTTTATCCAGCTTTTGATATTAACCTAAGAAGTTCATTAAAAAAGACTTTGTTAAAGAATTCTAATTACTCTATCACACAAAATTCAAGTAAAGAAGTAATTGAAACAATAACTAGTGAACCTTATTATAAATGGGATAAAACTCCAGAGGATTTTATAAAAGAAATTGCAAAAAAAAGTTCTAATTTACTTAATAGATCCATTAAATATAATTAAAATAACATAGCCATAAATAAAAATAGCGCACCTATGTGGTGCGCCTCGCTAGTCGATTTCTGCACATAGAATACCAACAATAACTCAGTTATATTCATCTAATCCCTCCACGCTTTATCATAATGTGAATGGAAATGATGTCATTACTTGAACTCGGAAATATAATAAAAGCAGCAAGCAATCGCCCGCGGCTTTGATTTAAAGCTCGATAATATCAATTTACATAGTTTTGTTGCGTAATTCACTATATGCCACAATTACGTTTATTCAATCACGTTCTGCCAGTTGATTAATTAGATTTTGCAGTAATTCTCCAAAACCTGCCAGTTGTTCATCTTTCGTGTCGTAATCACTTATCTTTGCAACAGCTAAATAAAGATTTAGTGCGTTATCAAACGAAATTCCTAGCTCTTCCCCTATCTCCTTAACTTCCTTTCCAATTGTTACAATACGACTCTTATCCAAACGATCGTGTCTTGGTATTTGTTCAAATAAAGTCCCCATCCAATCACTCCTTATTATATCTCCCAAAGATAATGCAAATATTTAATGTTACCATTTAATTCATCTTCGCTACTTACCTTTAAGATTCTCATTTGTTATGTCAAATTCCTTTTCACTACTATAACAAATATTAGATGTTTAATTGTTTACTAAACCTTCAATCAATTAATTGAAAGTCTTTTTCATCAATCAACATATTTCGTTACACTTAGTGAAACAATTAACTCTTCCCATTTCTGCACAATTCTAGGATTATTTTCATCTAGTAATGTTCGTGTACCTAAAACTACACTAATTTTTAGGTAGATGTTATGTTAACTTCTTCTATAATTATAATGATTTTTTGGTTCATAATTATCAAATGCCTAGTTTGGCAATTTTTCTTTAATGTAAGAATGTTCAAGAAAACTAAGCAAACCCTTGTTTAGATATTTAACCTGGTATTGATCTAAATCACTATTGATAATTAACTGACCATTCTCTTTTCTAAGTAATTGATCCGAACCGTTTTCTAAAAACAATAGATTTCCGCCAACTTGTCTCATAAGATTCCCAATAACTTTAAACAAAACTTCTATTCCTTGATAGAAAGTGTTACCAAATAATTGGACCCTAATGCTTACATTTACATCTATATCGTAATGCCTTCTAATAAAAGCTATGTCAGATATATCCTCAATTTCTAAAGCTAATGAAAAATACTTAATCCCAATAACTATCTCTTCTTCACTAATGTGAACAGTTATCTCTTCGTTCACAGATTCAACTATTATACTTCGAATAATTTCCGCCAGGGATTTACAACTTAAATTAGAGCTTAAAAACAATTCGTAATCCATTTATTTCTCCTCTCCAATTACTCGAGTAATTTTTCCGTTGTTTACAATAAGTAATTCTTTTAAGTTTTTCAAATCTCCATTTGGATTAGCTTTTCTTTGAATACCTTCAGTAATTTCAAAAATTTTCTCAGGTGGAAAATTATCCACATTAAGAACAATTCTTTCTGCCTGTGTTTTTGTTTTACTTGTTATGGTCCTAAGAACATTATCTGTCTTCGTATTTGGCGTTGGAGCATAACAATCAAATACTTTGCCTTCAATGAGAAAATCTGGATTAGATGTTGCTTTTATGCCGTGACCATTACCGCCATTTACTTCATTTAACATTTTTATTTCATAGCCCTCATTTGCCAAGAAATCTGCTGTTTCATTCTCTTTCTTAACACCATGTGAATCACCCTTTGTGTATTCTCCTTTTGGCTTACTCCCATTAGGTAATGAAGGTTCAGTTAGATTAGTATTTCCCGTACCCTTAGATATTCCTTCACTAGTATTACTTGTACCTTCAGTCACATTATTTCCATCATCTGTAACTTTACCATCCCCCGCAGCATTCCCAGGTTTCTTAACCGGTGACGTAGTTGCTGCCAATCTAAGTCCAATTATGCTTCCTACAAATTCAAAGCTATTTTGCCAATGTTCTTTGGACAAAGGATCATCTGGTAAGATTGCTTCTTTAACCATTCCACTCAAACCAAATGTAGCATAATTTAAAAAGTCTAGTTTTGAGTCAAACATCCTGGCACTTCTTTCATTAGATCCTGACACAATTCCATCTGAAATCCCAAAAGTCCAATAGTTTACAAAATCATATGGAGAGTCTAGTGCCTTTTCACGTCGTATACGTACCCCATCCCAAAAGTCTTCCGCAATGCCTTTAAAACTATGGAAGGATTTCACGAATATGTTTTGTTTAATATCTTTTTCTTCAATCCCAGTGCTCTCGGGTCTTGCACAGGATAAGACAAGCATATCTGTACCCACAAAAGGATTGTGTATCCCAATCAAACCCCCGTAGCCAAATCGTATAGGACCGTTACCAGCTATGAATGCTTCCAACATAGTCATTAACTGATTTTCTCTATTCACTATGGAGGAAAGTACAGCAACAGGAGATGTACGAGATGCCAATTCTGTCTGCAAATTATTTTTAGCAGTCAATGCTCCCCAGTTATCTGCTTGGAAATGAACATCCGTTAGCCCACTTTTAAACATTCCTTCTATATCAGAGAGCCATGTTTCCATTGTCCGAATATCCTGTTCCATGGTGTTTAAAGCAGTCGTCTGTGTTGCATCAAATTCATACAGCTGCGAGAGCGTATCATCACGTTTTCTCTTAGAACTAATAACCCCCTCCTGCACTGCGCTATCATCTAAATGAGGCAGTGCTACAATATCACTCACTTGATCCATGATGCTATTTGTTTCGTCTGTTAGACTGGCGGTAAGTTGGCCAATAAGTGTCAACCCCTGCTCCAGTTCTCCCTCTAAAAATTCTTCTAATATGTAACCTGATAGGTCTGGTTCGAGAGAGTTAAGAGCTTTGCCAATTTGATAAAGCACTTGTTGAGAATTGTAGGAAAACAATTGAAAAAACTGAAGAAATGGCAAATGACATTCCTCATAAAAGGAGCGAATGGCATTTCCTCCTTCTCCTTTTAATTGATCCTCCATCTGAACTAGTCCTTCGACTCCACGTTGGATTGTTTCTATTTCAGTATTTAATCTTTCTAACATTGTAATGTTTCGCTGTAGCCCATCTTGTAATAAATCTACATCCAATACCTTCATAGGCTTGTCCTCATCACACGTTCAGAAAAATTCTTTTCACTATATCCTTTAGTATACAATAATGCCCCATAGGTGAACATTCTTCTCCCCCTCTAGCAAACTATTAATAGTTACCTTACGTATTAGTCTGTATATAACCTCCTGATAACCTTTTCCTACTGATGAATAAAAAAAACTGTTAAATAGCTAGTGCCAAATATAAAATTTCATTACTTTTATCTTTACTAAATCTTCTTTGATTGAGGGTACTTTCTAGTTATAAAATGTTGGAATCTAAAGATAAAATAAAAATTGTATTTACTAGTATATTTGCATATATAAGGTATAATTATATAAAATTAACTAAGTATAATAAAATATTAGGAGATTACAAAATCCTCTTGTTACGTTTCAATACTATAAACAGAAAAATTATATACAAAAAGAGGAATAACTAAATGAAGAATATAATAAAAGAATTAATTGAAAATGGGTTTGAATCAGACAGTCTAGACTTTAAGGAAAGAATGTATCCTAAAAACGGAACTCCCGATTTATTAAAAGACATTCTAGCTATGGCTAATTCAAATTATATTGGTCCGAGATATATTGTCATGGGAGTTAAAGATAGAATTGGAGAAATTCGTTCGATTTCTGGAATATCTTCTGAAGATATAGTGGATTCTTCTAGTTATCAACAGTTTATATTAAATAATATAGAACCTGATGTGAATATCAATCTACATTACATTGATTACCAAGATAATAAAGTTGCGATAATTGAAATTGATGGCTCCGATGACAAACCTTATTTATTAAAAAAACAATATAAAAACTTAAATCAGGGCCTATGCTTAATAAGAAAAGGTAGCACCAATTCTATAGCTAATAGGACTGATTTCGATAGAATATATGAAAAAAAGACAGGGAAATTTGAAATTAAAATAATTGATGAACATCTGAGAGCCATAAATCCTGTAGACGGCACCGCACTTTTAGATATTTCCTTTAGAAACCTAAGTACCAATCCTGTAACAATTGTTTCCGGTATATTGTTTGTAAAAGACTACCAAAATAAAGTGAGAACTAAGCATGTCGTTTACGGTTTCGAATCTGAGATGGGAGCAGATTTTAGTTTAGAAATTCCTCCTAAAAGAGAATTAATAGGTGAACTTCATGTTGGTTTTGGATCTACGGATTGTTTAAAACTTAACCTTGATAAATATGGTTACACTGATGAACGATTTATATTTGAATTGTATTTCCGAGATTCTTACGATAATGAATATCAAACCTCAGTTAACGAGGGATTTATATTTGCTAAAGGCGAATTTCTTTGGAAGGTAGCTCAAAAAAAACGAATGACATGAAGATGTTTTAAAAATGAAGGAAAAAATTTTCATTTTCATTACTAAACTTACTTGAATATAAAAATTGAAGAAACAACTGTTACACACTGTTTTTATAAAAATAGTAATACAGACCACCTGTTTACTCTTTTGTCCGCAATTTGTCCGCATAATTAATTTTTTGTACCGATCTTATTTTACTGAAATGATTTTTACTGTCTCGAAAATCTTATTAAACCAGACTTATTTAACCTAATTGAATTCAATTTAACCAGGTTATATAAGGGTTACAAATTCGACAAGGTGGGGGTCGCTGGTTCGAGACCAGTCGGGACCATCATTTGAATAAGCCTGAAAACGTTGTTCTATCAATGTTTTCAGGCTTTTCCTTTTAGCTAATTCTGAAATGATTAAGAGTTACTTGGCGACGGATTTGGCGACCGATTCCAACTAAAAAATTCATTGATCTTAAAAACTGACATTTCTAAAATTTCAGTCATTTGTATTATTTATTACTTTTTACGTTTTTAAGATACTTAATGCAACAACTTTCTTTTTCATTTAAGAATCAGTCCTTATAATATTTGGGAATACAAATAAACTTAGTAGAAGATATTTAAACTCGCCCAAAGCGCTTCGAGTTCCTCCAGACGTTCAGTATTTTCAGCTTCTTTATACTTTCCAACGAACGCTAGTATCAGATTAATCATACTCATTGATGCTGCAAATGAATCAAAAAACGAGGAAGAATCGCTTTTAGTATAAAGAGCAAAGTCAGCGTGATGCACTAAAGGTGAAGAAAAATTATCTGTTAGTGCTATTGTGCAAGCTTTTCTTTCTTTAGCATACCGAAATAACTCTATCGTGCTTCGCGTATACCTTGCAGAGCTAATTGCAAACGCAACATCATTTTGGTTAATATTAAGCATTTTCTCTCCATCTACTTCTAAAACTTTGACATGAGTGACGTTTCCAAGCAGTATATCTAAGTAGTAATTCAAAAACATACCTGGAGAACCAGCACTCCGACTTGAGATAATATAAATATTTTCAGCTCCTAGAATGGCTTGAATTACTTTTTCAAATTGATATGTATCAATATCTTCAATAATGCTTTGAACATTATGAACATCCTGCATAATATAATATTTAATTTGCTCTTCAAGAGTATTTCCTAATGTTTGATCATTTTTCAGCCGTTCAGTCGTTTTAAGCTTTCGTTGTAGCCTGTTTTGAATATGATACTGTAAGTCTGGATATCCTTTATAACCAAGCGCATTCGCAAACCTAACAACAGTAGCATCACTAACACCCGCTTCCTTCGCTAATTT harbors:
- a CDS encoding ATP-binding protein, whose amino-acid sequence is MKNIIKELIENGFESDSLDFKERMYPKNGTPDLLKDILAMANSNYIGPRYIVMGVKDRIGEIRSISGISSEDIVDSSSYQQFILNNIEPDVNINLHYIDYQDNKVAIIEIDGSDDKPYLLKKQYKNLNQGLCLIRKGSTNSIANRTDFDRIYEKKTGKFEIKIIDEHLRAINPVDGTALLDISFRNLSTNPVTIVSGILFVKDYQNKVRTKHVVYGFESEMGADFSLEIPPKRELIGELHVGFGSTDCLKLNLDKYGYTDERFIFELYFRDSYDNEYQTSVNEGFIFAKGEFLWKVAQKKRMT
- a CDS encoding MurR/RpiR family transcriptional regulator; protein product: MRDPYLEIGSQMNSLSKSQKKVAQYILDNPNNILFQTVEKLAKEAGVSDATVVRFANALGYKGYPDLQYHIQNRLQRKLKTTERLKNDQTLGNTLEEQIKYYIMQDVHNVQSIIEDIDTYQFEKVIQAILGAENIYIISSRSAGSPGMFLNYYLDILLGNVTHVKVLEVDGEKMLNINQNDVAFAISSARYTRSTIELFRYAKERKACTIALTDNFSSPLVHHADFALYTKSDSSSFFDSFAASMSMINLILAFVGKYKEAENTERLEELEALWASLNIFY
- a CDS encoding T7SS effector LXG polymorphic toxin codes for the protein MKVLDVDLLQDGLQRNITMLERLNTEIETIQRGVEGLVQMEDQLKGEGGNAIRSFYEECHLPFLQFFQLFSYNSQQVLYQIGKALNSLEPDLSGYILEEFLEGELEQGLTLIGQLTASLTDETNSIMDQVSDIVALPHLDDSAVQEGVISSKRKRDDTLSQLYEFDATQTTALNTMEQDIRTMETWLSDIEGMFKSGLTDVHFQADNWGALTAKNNLQTELASRTSPVAVLSSIVNRENQLMTMLEAFIAGNGPIRFGYGGLIGIHNPFVGTDMLVLSCARPESTGIEEKDIKQNIFVKSFHSFKGIAEDFWDGVRIRREKALDSPYDFVNYWTFGISDGIVSGSNERSARMFDSKLDFLNYATFGLSGMVKEAILPDDPLSKEHWQNSFEFVGSIIGLRLAATTSPVKKPGNAAGDGKVTDDGNNVTEGTSNTSEGISKGTGNTNLTEPSLPNGSKPKGEYTKGDSHGVKKENETADFLANEGYEIKMLNEVNGGNGHGIKATSNPDFLIEGKVFDCYAPTPNTKTDNVLRTITSKTKTQAERIVLNVDNFPPEKIFEITEGIQRKANPNGDLKNLKELLIVNNGKITRVIGEEK
- a CDS encoding RNA-directed DNA polymerase — its product is MRYDQLIVSYSKNSKYSVRSPIIRNQPVFIPSQAIKDELIRIEQEFSFTQGVSITSDETEAFFYNYFSYRNHKKITNLYKSNKFRRDLYKYNFFKKLDIQNFFGSIYTHSIAWAVFGDKSIAKKYKGRSFDEIFPNATDKVCQLINFNETNGIVVGPEFSRVISELLLTRIDVNLYQALEKENIQLGKDYKIYRFLDDFFIFFNDKKIIEMIEENLFINLESYNLKLNTSKSELQSKPFFVSDPAIIKLISLLDLFLINTQTNLSFSIYNKKTKSLWLKLQQNIELILLEYPNSTSKLLNYFLKFVRSILKLEIHQFNLAHILETITNIYSLNINYHSTHNLIATYAVLSQKIVKLSAEEKYDLKDKVEYLEERFFQHLFISLRDNSDKLPQMYDLFIYLKTLPKKISSDYLCEVLDNYNDYFITCSTPSVRIEVVRG